Proteins from a genomic interval of Oreochromis aureus strain Israel breed Guangdong linkage group 6, ZZ_aureus, whole genome shotgun sequence:
- the LOC116331516 gene encoding nicotinate-nucleotide pyrophosphorylase [carboxylating]: MSPPCEHLAVHSVPHHTLTRLARAWLAEDTPNFDPAGVCVGSREVEARLLCKTPHSILAGCPFFTAVFTEVGCTVDWIYQEGAEIGEDAVTLTAVVRGPANSLLLGERPALNCLARASGIATRCSQLQAIAKAHGWHGEVAGTRKTTPGFRLVEKYAMLVGGVSMHRQDLSGMVMLKDNHVWASGSISEAVKAARSVCGFSSKIEVECRSAEEAREAARAGADVVMLDNFQPQELRVTAQALKEEFPALLIEASGGVTPENVALYLSSHVDIVSLGCITQGCPVVDFSLKVQKPDGRLNRMFNQPQID; the protein is encoded by the exons ATGTCTCCACCATGCGAACACCTGGCTGTGCACTCGGTCCCACACCACACCCTGACCCGGCTGGCACGGGCATGGCTGGCAGAGGACACACCAAACTTTGATCCTGCAGGAGTGTGTGTGGGCTCACGGGAAGTGGAAGCAAGGTTGCTGTGTAAAACTCCACACAGCATCCTAGCTGGGTGTCCCTTCTTCACAGCAGTGTTCACTGAAGTGGGCTGCACAGTGGACTGGATTTACCAGGAAGGAGCTGAGATCG GTGAAGATGCTGTCACCCTGACGGCTGTGGTGAGGGGCCCGGCAAACTCCCTCCTCCTCGGGGAACGACCGGCACTTAACTGCCTGGCTCGGGCATCGGGCATTGCCACCCGCTGCTCTCAGCTCCAGGCTATTGCAAAGGCACACGGCTGGCACGGGGAGGTGGCTGGCACGCGCAAGACTACTCCGGGCTTTCGTCTGGTGGAGAAGTATGCCATGTTGGTTGGCGGCGTGTCCATGCACAGACAGGATTTGAGTGGGATGGTGATGTTAAAGGACAATCATGTGTGGGCATCAGGAAGTATCTCAGAG GCGGTGAAAGCTGCCCGCTCGGTGTGCGGCTTCAGCAGTAAGATTGAGGTGGAGTGTCGTTCAGCAGAGGAGGCCAGGGAGGCAGCCAGAGCGGGAGCAGACGTCGTCATGCTGGACAACTTTCAACCTCAG GAGCTCCGAGTCACAGCTCAGGCACTGAAGGAGGAGTTCCCTGCTCTTCTGATAGAAGCCAGTGGAGGAGTCACCCCAGAAAACGTAGCTCTGTATCTCTCCTCACATGTGGACATCGTTTCTCTGGGCTGCATAACGCAGGGCTGCCCAGTGGTGGACTTTTCACTCAAGGTTCAAAAGCCTGATGGTCGATTAAACAGGATGTTTAATCAACCGCAAAttgattga